In Thalassospira sp. ER-Se-21-Dark, one genomic interval encodes:
- a CDS encoding DUF4175 family protein — MSLIPPYPKMERHVRKTRLVMVWESVWPCLIPALSIGLLVVGLTLTGTFELLPATGHIMLLSVLSVAVMVAVVAPWRNFKMPTRRDILHRIEVDNHLDNNPLQSLEDHVPETDDPLTSYLWQRQLGLHEAALAKLRLSRPLPAITRVDRFGLTAIPVLLVFVGLMTGLDHAEERFSKAFSPLQRLGAADFSATLWVTPPAYTGQIPRILQFSALSDADATGARQSENAVNAASDKTRDVIRVQVPAGSTLDGSITSIWEPTLTTPTGTQSFTEGAENSYVLSTAIDQPGQWRISVWGNDRLTLDIELLADNVPSLSFVSPPTITRRDHVRLDYVASDDYGLASLDLVITPAAEEGTIKQYGPIDQVVIDLKGDAAGVTSSAGAMPTRIEGPRFIDLVAHPWAGLPVNIQMVSKDNADQRGESDVRSLMLPEREFSHPVAQKLIDIRRGLLRYPDRALEMHHALLPILFAPQAFNGHLGVFLTLSVAENRLASNLQNRATHQDVAGLLWHVAEEIERGSYGIAERNLMEAEERLLEALANPDVTESEIARLIEEYRQALNEYLAAMMRESPEQAEEELPPGSATLEQQDLSRIIDQIDALMRAGARDQARQLIDRLRELVENMQVTTGQGGMDITSTLREMLDGMRDLSRRQQDLMNEGDNASTQNGNGPRANQQQGLADDAGEILNDPGLGQFGDVSGMNSVIDAMRGAAEALGNNRSHEALQYQRQAMDALQQGIGEISRALEGLSQLAPMLEDLEGSGRRDPLGRPVGGDGTTTIPDVNTLERAWRILQELRRRSGDPERPEIEQEYIDRLLKRF; from the coding sequence ATGTCGTTGATACCACCCTATCCCAAGATGGAACGCCATGTGCGCAAGACGCGCTTGGTGATGGTGTGGGAATCTGTCTGGCCCTGTCTGATCCCGGCCCTTTCGATCGGGCTTTTGGTCGTTGGCCTGACCCTGACCGGAACGTTTGAACTTCTGCCCGCCACCGGGCACATCATGTTGCTGTCCGTCCTATCAGTCGCGGTCATGGTTGCCGTGGTCGCCCCGTGGCGCAATTTCAAAATGCCGACGCGCCGCGACATCCTGCACCGGATCGAGGTGGACAACCATCTTGATAACAACCCGCTGCAAAGCCTTGAAGACCATGTCCCCGAAACCGACGACCCACTGACCAGCTACCTCTGGCAGCGTCAACTGGGCCTGCATGAAGCCGCACTGGCAAAGCTCCGGCTGTCGCGCCCACTGCCCGCCATTACCCGCGTTGACCGCTTTGGCCTGACCGCCATTCCTGTATTGCTGGTGTTTGTCGGCCTGATGACCGGCCTTGATCATGCCGAGGAACGCTTTTCAAAGGCCTTCAGCCCGCTTCAGCGTCTTGGTGCCGCCGACTTCAGTGCCACCCTTTGGGTCACCCCGCCGGCCTATACCGGGCAAATACCGCGCATCTTGCAGTTCAGTGCCCTGTCCGATGCCGATGCCACAGGTGCCCGCCAATCCGAAAACGCAGTTAATGCGGCATCGGACAAGACCAGGGACGTCATCCGTGTTCAGGTCCCGGCGGGGTCGACCCTTGATGGCAGCATCACAAGCATCTGGGAACCGACCCTGACTACCCCGACCGGCACGCAATCCTTTACCGAGGGGGCCGAGAACAGCTATGTGCTGTCCACCGCAATCGATCAGCCCGGCCAATGGCGCATATCGGTCTGGGGCAATGATCGCCTGACACTTGATATCGAATTGCTGGCCGATAATGTGCCAAGCCTGTCCTTCGTCAGCCCCCCGACCATCACACGGCGCGATCATGTGCGCCTTGATTACGTCGCCAGTGATGATTATGGCCTCGCCAGTCTTGATCTGGTGATCACGCCTGCGGCCGAAGAAGGCACGATCAAACAATATGGCCCGATTGATCAGGTGGTAATTGATCTCAAGGGCGACGCCGCTGGCGTTACAAGCAGCGCAGGTGCCATGCCGACCCGCATCGAAGGCCCGCGCTTTATTGATCTTGTCGCCCATCCCTGGGCGGGCTTGCCGGTCAATATCCAGATGGTATCAAAAGATAATGCCGATCAGCGCGGTGAAAGCGATGTGCGTTCCCTGATGCTGCCCGAACGGGAATTCAGCCATCCGGTGGCGCAAAAGCTGATTGATATCCGGCGTGGTTTGCTGCGCTATCCCGACCGCGCACTTGAAATGCATCATGCACTGTTGCCGATCCTGTTCGCCCCACAGGCCTTTAACGGCCATCTCGGTGTGTTCCTTACCCTTTCGGTGGCCGAAAACCGGCTGGCGTCGAACCTGCAAAACCGCGCCACCCATCAGGATGTCGCAGGCCTTCTCTGGCATGTCGCCGAGGAGATTGAGCGGGGCTCCTACGGCATTGCCGAACGCAACCTGATGGAGGCCGAGGAACGCCTGCTTGAAGCCCTTGCCAACCCCGACGTCACCGAAAGCGAAATTGCCCGCCTGATTGAAGAATACCGTCAGGCGCTGAATGAATATCTTGCCGCCATGATGCGCGAAAGCCCGGAACAGGCCGAGGAAGAACTCCCGCCCGGCAGTGCGACGCTTGAACAACAGGACCTGTCACGCATCATCGATCAGATCGATGCCCTGATGCGTGCCGGTGCGCGTGATCAGGCCCGCCAGTTGATCGATCGTCTGCGCGAACTGGTCGAAAACATGCAGGTCACCACCGGTCAGGGCGGCATGGATATCACGTCGACGCTCCGCGAAATGTTGGACGGCATGCGCGATCTGTCGCGCCGTCAGCAGGACCTGATGAATGAAGGCGATAATGCCTCCACCCAGAACGGCAATGGCCCGCGTGCAAACCAGCAACAGGGTCTTGCCGACGATGCCGGTGAAATCCTCAACGATCCCGGTCTTGGCCAGTTTGGCGATGTCAGCGGCATGAATTCGGTGATTGATGCCATGCGCGGGGCGGCAGAGGCCCTTGGCAACAACCGATCGCACGAGGCCCTGCAATATCAACGACAGGCCATGGATGCCCTGCAACAGGGCATTGGCGAAATCAGCCGTGCGCTTGAAGGGCTCAGCCAGCTCGCCCCGATGCTCGAAGACCTCGAAGGATCCGGGCGCCGCGATCCGCTGGGCCGTCCCGTCGGTGGCGATGGCACCACCACCATCCCGGATGTGAACACGCTCGAACGGGCCTGGCGCATCTTGCAGGAACTCCGCCGCCGGTCCGGTGATCCCGAACGCCCGGAAATCGAACAGGAATATATCGACCGCTTGCTCAAACGGTTCTGA
- the lysA gene encoding diaminopimelate decarboxylase, whose translation MNHFEYINGELYAEGVSIREMADKVGTPFFCYSTATLERHYKVYADAFDGLDATVCFAVKANSNQAVLKTLANLGAGADVVSVGEMRRALRAGMPPAKIIFSGVGKADAEMREALDADIAQINVESIPELVELNRVAIDMGKKARIALRVNPHVDAKTHEKIATGKAENKFGIDWTRAIEVYREAAAMDGIEVTGIAMHIGSQLTDLAPFREAFTRLAGLVEQLRSEGIDIRNLDLGGGLGIAYQGETPPLPDAYGQMVRETVGHLGCHITLEPGRLIAGNAGIMVSRVMYIKDGEAKRFVILDAAMNDLIRPTLYGAYHEIIPVDEQTDGDKQVKVDVVGPVCETGDTFGKDRDLPDDLKAGDLVAVMSAGAYGAVMSSTYNTRALTPEVLVKGNNFAIVRPRQEIDDLINMDQVPSWLSNA comes from the coding sequence ATGAACCATTTTGAATATATCAACGGCGAACTTTATGCCGAAGGCGTCTCGATCCGGGAAATGGCTGACAAGGTCGGAACCCCGTTCTTTTGCTATTCGACCGCGACCCTGGAACGCCATTACAAAGTCTATGCCGACGCATTTGACGGCCTTGATGCCACCGTGTGCTTTGCCGTTAAGGCAAACTCCAATCAGGCCGTCTTGAAAACGCTCGCCAATCTTGGGGCGGGTGCGGACGTTGTTTCGGTTGGTGAAATGCGCCGTGCGCTTCGGGCGGGCATGCCCCCGGCAAAGATCATCTTTTCCGGTGTTGGCAAGGCCGATGCCGAGATGCGCGAAGCCCTTGACGCCGACATTGCCCAGATCAATGTCGAAAGCATCCCGGAACTGGTTGAGCTGAACCGTGTTGCCATCGACATGGGCAAAAAGGCGCGCATTGCGCTGCGTGTTAATCCGCATGTCGATGCCAAAACCCACGAAAAGATCGCAACCGGCAAGGCCGAAAACAAATTCGGCATCGACTGGACCCGCGCGATCGAGGTTTACCGGGAAGCTGCTGCCATGGATGGCATCGAGGTTACCGGGATCGCCATGCATATCGGCTCCCAGCTGACCGACCTCGCCCCCTTCCGCGAGGCATTTACGCGTCTGGCCGGGCTGGTCGAACAGCTGCGATCTGAGGGCATCGATATCCGCAATCTTGATCTTGGGGGTGGGCTTGGCATTGCCTATCAGGGCGAAACACCGCCGCTTCCTGATGCCTATGGTCAGATGGTGCGCGAAACCGTCGGCCATCTTGGTTGCCACATCACGCTGGAACCGGGCCGTTTGATTGCCGGCAACGCCGGGATCATGGTATCGCGCGTCATGTATATCAAAGACGGCGAAGCCAAACGCTTTGTCATTCTTGATGCCGCAATGAACGACCTGATCCGCCCGACACTGTATGGCGCCTATCACGAAATCATCCCGGTCGATGAACAGACTGACGGTGACAAGCAGGTCAAGGTTGATGTTGTCGGCCCGGTTTGCGAAACCGGCGACACCTTTGGCAAGGACCGCGACCTTCCCGATGACCTCAAGGCCGGTGATCTGGTCGCTGTCATGTCGGCGGGGGCCTATGGTGCTGTGATGTCATCGACCTACAACACCCGTGCGCTGACACCCGAAGTTCTGGTCAAGGGCAACAACTTTGCCATCGTGCGTCCGCGTCAGGAAATTGACGACCTGATCAACATGGACCAGGTACCCTCCTGGCTGAGCAACGCATAA
- a CDS encoding 3-hydroxybutyryl-CoA dehydrogenase: MASLEDIKTIGVIGAGQMGNGIAHVIALAGYDVRILDISQDALDKAIGVMEKNMDRQVKKEIITAAQKDAALKLISTGTEYTFLSDCDLVIEAATENEEIKKQIFKALCPVLGPEAIIATNTSSISVTRLASYTDRPAKFMGMHFMNPVPLMKLVELIRGIATDETTYRTIHELTKKLGKDTASAEDFPAFIVNRILLPMINEAIYTLYEGVGNVESIDTAMRLGANHPMGPLQLADFIGLDTCLSIMHVLHDGLADTKYRPCPLLVKYVEAGWLGRKAGRGFYDYSGDEPTPTR, encoded by the coding sequence ATGGCTTCGTTGGAAGATATCAAAACCATTGGCGTAATCGGCGCCGGTCAGATGGGCAATGGTATTGCGCATGTGATCGCACTGGCCGGTTACGACGTCCGAATTCTCGACATCTCGCAAGATGCCCTTGATAAGGCCATCGGCGTGATGGAAAAGAACATGGACCGTCAGGTCAAAAAGGAGATCATTACCGCAGCGCAAAAAGATGCGGCACTGAAACTGATCTCAACCGGAACGGAATATACCTTCCTGTCTGACTGTGACCTGGTCATCGAAGCGGCCACCGAGAACGAAGAGATCAAGAAACAGATCTTCAAGGCTCTGTGCCCGGTGCTCGGCCCGGAAGCGATCATCGCGACCAACACTTCTTCGATTTCGGTCACCCGTCTGGCGTCCTATACCGACCGCCCGGCAAAGTTCATGGGCATGCACTTCATGAACCCGGTGCCGCTGATGAAACTGGTCGAACTGATCCGTGGTATTGCCACGGACGAAACCACCTATCGCACCATTCATGAACTGACCAAAAAGCTCGGCAAGGACACGGCAAGTGCCGAAGACTTCCCGGCCTTTATCGTCAACCGCATCCTGCTTCCGATGATCAACGAGGCGATCTACACCCTTTACGAAGGTGTGGGGAATGTCGAATCCATCGATACCGCGATGCGTCTGGGTGCGAACCATCCGATGGGCCCGCTGCAGCTGGCAGACTTTATTGGTCTCGATACCTGCCTGTCGATCATGCATGTCCTGCATGATGGCCTAGCCGATACCAAGTATCGCCCGTGCCCGCTTCTGGTCAAATATGTCGAAGCCGGATGGCTTGGCCGCAAGGCTGGCCGTGGCTTCTATGACTATAGCGGCGACGAACCGACCCCGACCCGCTAA
- the xylB gene encoding xylulokinase: MYLGIDVGTSAVKALLIDENSVTLAEADVPLRVSSPKPFWSEQNPTDWWDATLRAIDDLHRQTPSAIAATRAIGLSGQMHGATLLGADDKPLRPAILWNDGRATRECAELDAALPDLGQRAGVATMSGMTAPKLIWLQKHEPDVFAKIKTILLPKDYIRFCLSGDKATEMSDAAGTLWLDEQSRSWNQSAIKACGLTRDQLPHLVEGSDITGTLRATLADRWGMRDDVIIAGGGGDAATGGIGVGAVSHGDGFISLGTSSQIFVASDKYRPKPEELLHSFAHAIPNHWFQMAVLLNGASCLKWAADLLGETDITALLNRVEAQHDAPSDILFLPYLNGERTPHNNPHARGVFFGLGSDTDRETLVQSVLEGVGFALRDAKSRLHKAGTKCDLPGVIGGGARSRYWIKMIADILGKPLARYEGATKGPAFGAARLARLALTGEPVADVCVKPAIEEVIEPDLTRHDAYQPRFAKFQRIYAALSDEFTPD, translated from the coding sequence ATGTATCTCGGAATTGATGTCGGCACATCGGCAGTCAAGGCACTACTGATTGACGAAAACTCGGTCACCCTTGCCGAGGCTGATGTCCCTTTACGCGTATCCAGCCCCAAACCGTTCTGGAGCGAACAAAACCCCACCGACTGGTGGGACGCAACCCTGCGCGCCATCGATGACTTGCACCGCCAAACCCCGTCGGCAATCGCCGCAACCCGTGCAATCGGCCTGTCGGGTCAGATGCATGGCGCGACATTGCTGGGCGCGGATGACAAGCCACTCCGCCCGGCGATCCTGTGGAATGATGGCCGCGCCACCCGCGAATGCGCCGAACTTGATGCCGCCCTGCCCGACCTGGGCCAGCGCGCGGGTGTCGCCACCATGTCGGGCATGACCGCACCCAAACTGATCTGGCTACAAAAACACGAACCGGATGTCTTTGCCAAAATCAAAACCATCCTGCTGCCCAAGGATTACATCCGCTTTTGCCTCTCAGGCGACAAGGCCACCGAAATGTCTGATGCCGCGGGCACGCTCTGGCTTGATGAACAAAGCCGAAGCTGGAACCAAAGCGCGATCAAAGCTTGCGGTTTAACCCGCGATCAACTGCCACATCTGGTCGAAGGATCGGACATCACCGGTACGCTGCGCGCAACACTGGCCGACCGTTGGGGCATGCGGGACGACGTCATCATTGCCGGGGGTGGTGGTGATGCGGCGACCGGTGGCATCGGGGTCGGGGCAGTTTCCCATGGCGATGGCTTCATTTCGCTGGGCACCTCGTCACAGATCTTTGTCGCCTCTGACAAATACCGTCCCAAGCCCGAAGAACTCCTGCACAGCTTTGCCCATGCCATCCCGAACCACTGGTTCCAGATGGCGGTCCTGCTTAACGGGGCAAGTTGCCTGAAATGGGCGGCCGACCTTCTGGGCGAGACCGACATTACCGCATTGCTCAACCGGGTAGAGGCACAACACGACGCCCCGTCTGATATCCTGTTCCTGCCCTACCTCAACGGGGAGCGCACCCCGCACAACAATCCGCATGCCCGGGGCGTATTCTTTGGTCTGGGCAGCGATACAGACCGCGAAACCTTGGTTCAGTCCGTGCTCGAAGGGGTCGGCTTTGCCCTCCGCGATGCCAAGTCCCGCCTGCACAAGGCCGGAACCAAGTGCGACCTGCCCGGCGTGATCGGCGGCGGTGCCCGCAGTCGCTACTGGATCAAGATGATTGCCGACATCCTTGGCAAACCACTTGCCCGCTATGAGGGCGCGACCAAGGGCCCGGCCTTTGGTGCCGCCCGTCTGGCCCGTCTGGCCCTGACCGGCGAACCGGTTGCAGACGTTTGCGTCAAACCCGCAATCGAAGAAGTGATTGAACCTGATCTAACCCGCCATGATGCCTACCAGCCGCGCTTTGCCAAATTCCAGCGCATTTACGCTGCCTTGTCAGACGAATTCACCCCTGACTGA
- a CDS encoding TlpA disulfide reductase family protein, with the protein MKALLRYVKLGVIVAISGIYATPAFADTQFPQELSKMVMPSDGGSLPEDLAFVDENGNEVAFNSLKGQVVLVNLWATWCVPCVKEMPELDRLAVEMADKPFRVLALSQDRGGADAVREFFETNGIENLDIVLDPRGAIARQMGARGLPTSFVYDANGDLRGKLEGIARWDAPEVITYFDQLIDQTS; encoded by the coding sequence GTGAAAGCATTGCTTCGTTACGTAAAACTTGGCGTGATTGTCGCCATCTCGGGCATTTATGCAACCCCTGCCTTTGCTGATACGCAATTCCCGCAAGAACTTTCAAAGATGGTCATGCCATCGGATGGGGGTTCTTTGCCCGAAGATCTGGCGTTTGTCGATGAAAATGGCAATGAGGTCGCCTTTAACAGCCTGAAAGGACAGGTTGTTCTGGTCAATCTGTGGGCGACCTGGTGTGTGCCATGCGTCAAGGAAATGCCCGAACTTGATCGCCTGGCGGTCGAAATGGCCGATAAGCCGTTCCGTGTTCTCGCACTTAGTCAGGACCGTGGCGGGGCGGATGCGGTGCGCGAATTCTTTGAAACCAATGGAATCGAGAACCTAGATATCGTTCTTGATCCGCGTGGGGCGATTGCGCGTCAGATGGGGGCACGCGGCCTTCCGACCAGTTTTGTCTATGACGCCAACGGTGATTTGCGCGGCAAGCTTGAAGGCATTGCGCGCTGGGACGCGCCAGAGGTCATCACCTATTTCGATCAGTTGATTGATCAGACGTCCTGA
- the rbsK gene encoding ribokinase: MTIAVVGSSNFDFAARVAKLPVRGQTVSSRAYKTGPGGKGCNQALAVARLGVSPVFISKVGDDMLGKQLIETLATEGLDTTNLIVADEAQTGIALISIDEAGENMITVVGGANMTMTRNDLHEKQELLRNCDYLLLQLECPVVAIDCAIKYAREGNAKVILDPAPVADLVVMRDLLALTHIVTPNQSECLALTGIDPVDEATASSASIKLHDMGPETVIIKMGGDGAFYSSGGQTGMVPGFEVNTVDTVGAGDCFNAGLAVALHGGQPLKDAVRFACATGALSTTNNGAAEAAPRLADVLSLIEGNA, from the coding sequence ATGACGATTGCAGTTGTTGGAAGCTCGAACTTTGATTTTGCGGCCCGTGTGGCGAAGCTTCCTGTTCGGGGACAAACGGTTTCCTCCCGGGCGTACAAGACCGGACCGGGCGGCAAAGGATGCAATCAGGCACTTGCCGTCGCCCGACTTGGTGTTTCGCCTGTGTTCATCTCCAAGGTCGGCGATGACATGCTGGGCAAACAACTGATCGAAACCCTTGCCACCGAGGGGTTGGATACCACCAACCTGATCGTCGCCGACGAAGCACAAACCGGCATTGCCCTGATCTCGATTGATGAGGCGGGTGAAAACATGATCACGGTTGTGGGTGGCGCCAACATGACCATGACCCGAAACGACCTTCATGAAAAACAGGAACTGCTGCGCAACTGCGACTATCTTCTGTTGCAGCTTGAATGTCCGGTGGTGGCCATCGACTGCGCGATCAAATACGCCCGCGAAGGCAATGCAAAGGTCATTCTTGACCCGGCCCCGGTCGCCGATCTGGTCGTCATGCGCGATTTGCTGGCCCTGACCCATATCGTCACCCCGAACCAAAGCGAATGCTTGGCCCTTACCGGTATTGATCCGGTGGATGAAGCCACCGCCAGTAGCGCCAGCATCAAGCTGCATGACATGGGCCCGGAAACCGTCATCATCAAAATGGGCGGAGATGGTGCGTTCTATTCATCGGGCGGGCAAACCGGCATGGTTCCGGGCTTTGAGGTCAACACGGTTGATACGGTGGGCGCAGGCGATTGCTTCAATGCCGGGCTGGCTGTCGCCCTGCATGGTGGTCAGCCGCTCAAGGATGCCGTGCGCTTTGCCTGTGCCACCGGCGCGCTTTCCACCACCAACAATGGCGCTGCCGAGGCCGCACCCCGCCTTGCCGATGTTCTGTCCCTGATCGAGGGCAACGCCTAA
- a CDS encoding lipoprotein yields MNSNLLKRSTIVALAVMLGLSVAACGKKGPLEPPTDKGYEYPRDYPAQ; encoded by the coding sequence ATGAACAGCAACCTGTTGAAACGCAGCACCATTGTTGCGCTGGCCGTCATGTTGGGGCTTTCCGTTGCGGCCTGTGGCAAAAAAGGCCCGCTCGAACCGCCGACCGACAAAGGTTATGAATATCCAAGGGATTACCCGGCCCAATGA
- the argH gene encoding argininosuccinate lyase, giving the protein MTDQNATDQKNANSLWGGRFEAGPSAIMEEINASIGFDKRLYAQDIQGSKAHCAMLVKQNIIPAEDGEKITNGLDQILQEIESGEFKFSAALEDIHMNVESRLRELIGPAAGRLHTARSRNDQVATDFKLWVRDVALGDLEVGLKGLQEALIAQAETHAETIMPGFTHLQAAQPVTFGHHLLAYVEMFGRDRGRVADCRTRINENPLGSAALAGTPYPIDRHMTASALGFDRPTANSLDAVSDRDFALEYLNAASIAAMHLSRLAEEMVIWCSAQFRFIGMSDKFSTGSSIMPQKRNPDAAELIRSKIGRIVGCYNGLMLSMKGLPLAYSKDMQEDKEPVFQAHDHLGLCVAAMTGMIADMKVFADNMRAAAGAGYTTATDLADWLVAELGMPFRDAHHVVGATVKLAETKGCDLDQLSLEDLQGIEPKITNAVYDVLTVEASVAARQSFGGTAPVRVKESVAAAKERFLK; this is encoded by the coding sequence ATGACCGATCAAAACGCCACTGACCAGAAAAACGCAAACTCCCTTTGGGGCGGCCGCTTCGAAGCAGGCCCGTCAGCCATCATGGAAGAAATCAACGCTTCCATCGGCTTTGACAAACGCCTCTACGCCCAGGACATTCAGGGCTCCAAGGCCCACTGCGCCATGCTGGTCAAGCAGAACATCATTCCTGCTGAAGATGGCGAAAAGATCACCAACGGTCTAGACCAGATTCTTCAAGAAATCGAGAGCGGCGAATTCAAATTCTCCGCTGCCCTTGAAGACATCCACATGAATGTCGAAAGCCGCCTGCGTGAACTGATCGGCCCGGCTGCCGGTCGCCTGCATACCGCACGTTCACGCAATGATCAGGTCGCGACCGACTTCAAACTCTGGGTCCGTGACGTTGCACTCGGCGATCTTGAGGTCGGCCTCAAAGGCCTTCAGGAAGCCCTGATTGCACAGGCTGAAACCCACGCAGAAACCATCATGCCGGGCTTCACCCACCTGCAGGCCGCCCAGCCGGTCACCTTTGGTCATCATCTTCTGGCTTATGTCGAAATGTTTGGCCGTGATCGCGGGCGTGTTGCCGATTGCCGCACCCGTATCAACGAAAACCCGCTGGGCTCTGCGGCCCTTGCTGGCACACCCTACCCGATTGATCGTCACATGACGGCAAGTGCGCTGGGCTTTGATCGCCCGACAGCGAACTCGCTCGATGCGGTATCGGATCGTGACTTTGCGCTTGAATATCTTAATGCCGCATCGATTGCCGCCATGCATCTGTCGCGCCTGGCCGAAGAAATGGTCATCTGGTGCTCGGCCCAGTTCCGCTTTATCGGCATGTCCGACAAGTTTTCGACCGGCTCTTCGATCATGCCGCAAAAACGCAACCCGGATGCGGCCGAACTGATCCGCTCCAAAATCGGGCGTATCGTCGGCTGCTATAATGGCTTGATGCTGTCGATGAAGGGTCTGCCGCTGGCCTATTCCAAGGACATGCAGGAAGACAAGGAACCGGTCTTCCAGGCCCATGACCATCTTGGTCTGTGCGTTGCCGCCATGACCGGCATGATTGCCGACATGAAGGTGTTTGCCGACAATATGCGCGCCGCTGCCGGTGCGGGTTACACAACCGCCACCGACCTTGCCGACTGGCTGGTTGCCGAACTTGGTATGCCGTTCCGTGATGCCCATCACGTTGTTGGCGCGACCGTGAAGCTTGCCGAAACCAAAGGCTGTGATCTTGATCAGCTGTCGCTTGAAGACCTGCAAGGCATCGAACCCAAGATCACCAATGCGGTGTATGATGTGCTGACAGTCGAGGCATCGGTTGCCGCCCGCCAAAGCTTTGGTGGCACCGCCCCGGTCCGGGTCAAGGAATCGGTTGCCGCGGCAAAGGAAAGGTTCCTCAAATGA
- a CDS encoding FAD-binding protein encodes MSILVIAEHDNTELKGGTLNTVAAAQKIGGDITVLVAGEGCKAVAEAAAKVEGVSKVLLADNAAYGHFLAENMAGLVGELAGDYSHILTSASSSGKNFMPRVAAKKDVAQISDITDVVDADTFVRPIYAGNAMATVQSTDNLKLITVRTTGFDPVAAEGGSASIEDVAVASDAGKSTFVGQELTESERPELTAASIVISGGRGMGSGENFHLIEPIADKLGAAIGASRAAVDAGYAPNDWQVGQTGKVVAPQLYIAVGISGAIQHLAGMKDSKVIVAINKDEEAPIFSVADYGLVGDLFEALPALASELDK; translated from the coding sequence ATGAGCATTCTTGTTATTGCCGAACACGACAATACCGAACTGAAGGGTGGCACGCTTAACACCGTTGCTGCTGCTCAGAAAATCGGTGGCGACATCACTGTTCTGGTCGCGGGCGAAGGCTGCAAGGCCGTTGCCGAAGCCGCTGCCAAGGTCGAAGGTGTCTCCAAGGTTCTCCTCGCAGACAACGCAGCCTATGGCCATTTCCTTGCGGAAAACATGGCGGGTCTGGTTGGTGAACTGGCGGGCGATTATAGCCACATTCTCACCTCGGCTTCTTCGTCGGGCAAAAACTTCATGCCGCGCGTTGCTGCCAAAAAAGACGTCGCACAGATTTCCGACATCACCGATGTTGTCGATGCCGATACCTTTGTGCGTCCGATCTATGCCGGTAACGCCATGGCAACCGTGCAGTCGACCGACAACCTGAAACTGATCACTGTCCGTACCACCGGCTTTGATCCTGTCGCCGCCGAAGGCGGTTCTGCATCCATCGAAGACGTTGCTGTTGCATCCGATGCCGGCAAATCGACCTTCGTTGGTCAGGAACTGACCGAGTCGGAACGTCCGGAACTCACCGCTGCAAGCATCGTCATCTCTGGCGGTCGTGGCATGGGTTCGGGTGAAAACTTCCACCTGATCGAACCGATTGCCGACAAACTCGGCGCTGCAATTGGCGCTTCTCGCGCTGCGGTTGATGCGGGCTATGCCCCCAACGACTGGCAGGTCGGCCAGACCGGCAAAGTTGTTGCACCGCAGCTATACATTGCTGTAGGCATTTCGGGTGCTATTCAGCACCTTGCCGGCATGAAGGACAGTAAGGTCATTGTCGCGATCAACAAGGACGAAGAGGCGCCGATCTTCTCGGTAGCGGATTACGGACTTGTCGGTGACCTGTTCGAGGCCCTTCCCGCTCTGGCGAGCGAACTCGACAAATAA